The nucleotide sequence GCGCCTCCGCTGAAACGCGACCGACGAATCAGACTTTTCGACACGGAAGAACCCGAAGCGGCTGACGCCGACGTTGAGAAAATGACGACGGGCACGGACCAAACAACGACTGTGCCAGCCAATCCCGAACCGGCACCGGCCGGAATCAGCGACGCGGGACCTTCGCTTGAAAACCTGCCGGATGCCGAACAGGACCCGGCCGACTCGACGCTCGTTGGCCGCATCAAAGCACTCTTCCGGGGGAGTTGAGCGACGGTCGCGTTTTGAAAGCATCGAACCGTTCGCGCGGTCGGTGAATGACAGGGTCATGAGAAGCGGTACTTGAAACAAATGTTCCGGACACTCCACAAGATTTATGTCGGGATATTGTGGGTCATCGCCCTCGGCGCCGTGGCGCTGCTTTATCAGCAGCGATCGGTCTTTTATCCCCTTGTCGATCTGGTGGACGCGCTGCGGCCCGGCGACGGATTGAAACAAGAGCGGTGCGGGGAATTGTCCGGGCAGGTCGCCCGTGTTCTGAGCGGCGACCTGCTTGAGTTGAAAGATGACCGCGGCAACTTCCATCGGATCCGGCTGACAGGCGTGGCGGCACCCGAGTATCAAATGAACGATCGGGCCGCAATGAGGCGCGCGGAGCGAAGCCGATCCGAGCTCGGCCACCTGATTCTCTCCAGCCGTGTCCGCGTGGAGCTGACCTTCACGAACGAGTCGGGCGGGGGGATGGGCATCGTTTATACCGGCGTCACCAACATCAACGCTCTGGCCGTCGAGTCGGGGATTGTCCGGGTGAAGCGCGATCAAATGAACGGGTTGCCGTTGAAGGATCGTTACGCGCTGGTACAGGCCGGCCGGAAAGCCCGGGAACACGGGGTGAACGAGGGGGACTGAAAGATTACCCCGCGGATTCAACAAATTGGCTGACACGGCGCTTGGATAACGGCTAATTGGTCCGCGTGCATCTGGCCCACCTGAGACTGCGTGACTTCCGCAATTATGCGCGGCTGGATGCGGACTTCGGCCCCGGATTTCATCTGCTGCTCGGAGAAAACGCCCAGGGCAAAACGAACGTTCTCGAAGCGATTTATCTGCTGGCCACACTGCGATCGTTTCGCGGTGTCGGCGGCGCGCAGATGGTCCGGCATGGGCAAAAGGGT is from Candidatus Angelobacter sp. and encodes:
- a CDS encoding thermonuclease family protein is translated as MFRTLHKIYVGILWVIALGAVALLYQQRSVFYPLVDLVDALRPGDGLKQERCGELSGQVARVLSGDLLELKDDRGNFHRIRLTGVAAPEYQMNDRAAMRRAERSRSELGHLILSSRVRVELTFTNESGGGMGIVYTGVTNINALAVESGIVRVKRDQMNGLPLKDRYALVQAGRKAREHGVNEGD